A genomic segment from Bosea sp. OAE506 encodes:
- a CDS encoding glycosyltransferase: MPRPRLLFVATEDWFFASHFMPMARAARELDFDVAVIARERHHRRVLEAAGVRLIPLEAERRSLDPRALVRQVVALRRLIERERPDILHCIALKPIALAGLAGRLAGVQRRVYALTGLGFLGASQGLAAGAARMAAIGWLRGAIDGPQVRFLFENPDDPVTLGLDPQDRGKVVIVGGAGVDPLILMPEPMPPAPPLKVALVARLLWSKGVDLAVEAVRLARAEGARVELTLHGAPDPSNPKAIPEDTLKQWASRPGIDWAGPTRDIEGVWRRHHLCILPSRGGEGLPRTILEAAACGRPILTTDVPGCRSFVRDGQDGMVVPPDDAAALARALVVFARAPALAERMGASARARLIDGHTERDVMNAVKALYRGLLSRPTTDIAA; the protein is encoded by the coding sequence ATGCCGCGTCCCCGCCTTCTCTTCGTCGCCACCGAGGACTGGTTCTTCGCCTCGCATTTCATGCCGATGGCACGGGCTGCGCGCGAGCTGGATTTCGATGTCGCGGTGATCGCCCGCGAGCGCCATCACCGGCGCGTTCTCGAGGCGGCGGGTGTCCGGCTGATCCCGCTCGAGGCCGAGCGCCGCAGCCTGGATCCACGTGCGCTCGTCCGCCAGGTCGTGGCGCTGCGGCGGCTGATCGAGCGGGAGCGGCCCGATATCCTGCACTGCATCGCGCTGAAGCCGATCGCGCTGGCGGGCCTCGCCGGTCGGCTGGCCGGTGTGCAGCGGCGGGTCTATGCACTCACCGGGCTCGGCTTCCTCGGCGCGAGCCAGGGGCTGGCGGCAGGAGCAGCGCGGATGGCCGCGATCGGCTGGCTGCGCGGTGCGATCGACGGTCCGCAGGTGCGGTTCCTGTTCGAAAATCCCGACGATCCAGTCACGCTGGGGCTCGATCCGCAGGATCGGGGCAAGGTTGTCATCGTCGGCGGGGCGGGGGTCGATCCGCTGATCCTGATGCCGGAGCCGATGCCGCCGGCGCCGCCGCTCAAGGTCGCGCTGGTGGCGCGGCTGCTCTGGTCCAAGGGGGTCGATCTGGCGGTCGAGGCCGTGCGGCTGGCGCGGGCCGAAGGTGCACGCGTCGAGCTCACGCTGCACGGCGCGCCCGACCCTTCCAACCCCAAGGCGATCCCGGAAGATACGCTCAAGCAGTGGGCGTCGCGCCCCGGAATCGACTGGGCGGGCCCCACCCGCGATATCGAGGGTGTCTGGCGGCGTCACCATCTCTGCATTCTGCCCTCGCGCGGCGGCGAGGGGCTGCCGCGCACGATCCTGGAGGCCGCCGCCTGTGGCCGGCCGATCCTGACGACGGATGTGCCGGGCTGCCGCAGTTTCGTCCGCGACGGGCAGGACGGGATGGTGGTGCCGCCGGACGACGCCGCGGCACTGGCGCGGGCGCTGGTCGTCTTCGCCCGTGCGCCGGCGCTGGCTGAGCGCATGGGGGCGAGCGCCCGTGCGCGGCTGATCGATGGGCATACCGAGCGCGACGTCATGAACGCGGTCAAGGCGCTCTATCGCGGGCTGCTCTCGCGGCCGACGACGGACATCGCCGCGTGA
- a CDS encoding methyltransferase, whose translation MSAPGLDRRAFIREHTRLLPVPHAPEIAIHVAEEATELWQKTEDELAMIGLPPPFWAFAWAGGQALARYLLDDRAIARGRRVLDFASGSGLVAIAAARCGAASVEACDIDAFAAEAMALNAAANGVSLAIRLEDLVGRDEGWDLVCAGDVCYERAMADRVVAWLGSLSARGARVLIGDPGRSYLPKERLEALASYAVPVTRTLEDADIKHSTVWRLTS comes from the coding sequence GTGAGCGCGCCCGGGCTCGACCGGCGCGCCTTCATCCGCGAGCATACCCGGCTGCTGCCGGTGCCGCATGCGCCCGAGATCGCGATCCATGTCGCCGAGGAGGCGACGGAGCTCTGGCAGAAGACCGAGGACGAGCTCGCGATGATCGGGCTTCCGCCGCCCTTCTGGGCCTTCGCCTGGGCGGGCGGGCAGGCGCTGGCGCGCTATCTCCTCGACGATCGCGCCATCGCGCGCGGCCGGCGGGTGCTGGATTTCGCCAGCGGCTCGGGCCTCGTCGCAATCGCGGCGGCGCGCTGCGGGGCGGCGAGCGTGGAAGCCTGCGACATCGACGCCTTCGCGGCGGAGGCGATGGCGCTCAATGCCGCCGCCAATGGCGTCTCGCTGGCGATCCGGCTCGAGGATCTGGTCGGGCGCGACGAGGGCTGGGACCTCGTCTGCGCCGGTGACGTCTGCTACGAGCGCGCCATGGCCGACCGCGTCGTCGCCTGGCTGGGGAGCCTCTCCGCACGCGGGGCGCGCGTGCTGATCGGGGACCCCGGCCGCAGCTACCTGCCGAAGGAGCGGCTCGAGGCGCTGGCGAGCTATGCCGTGCCGGTGACGCGAACCCTCGAGGATGCCGACATCAAGCACAGCACCGTCTGGCGGTTGACGAGCTAG
- a CDS encoding S8 family serine peptidase, producing the protein MRSSRSLPRLLQSAAGCLALLFVLAGAPAQAQQPGPSGGNTPAAAPQGGSTRAITVPPPAWQVPGVFGQRPSRTVVPAADETRFVPGEILFELAPDAQAETVLRRYGATLIASRRVELAGTTIIRARLEEGRDLRAVLTQMASDNAIAGAQPNFTFELQQDLAQPVSTTATSTRSDVPTLRLSDPSALRAPPQPRRDLPAQYVVDKLRLGEVHKLARGTAVRIAVIDSGVDVGHPELRGAILGAYDALGGPFEAHAHGTSMAAAIVAQGQLQGVAPAARLLVARAFSGRAGSSGANGTSLQIMSAIEWAVNQGARVVNLSFAGPEDRLLSRGLAGLAAKGVVAVAAVGNAGPAAAPLYPAADPNVIAVTATDAEDRVFVRANRGSHIAVAAPGVDVLAAEPEGRYVFSSGTSIAAAHVSGLVALVLEKRPELDLVAMRRLLTETAVDLGSRGRDPVYGAGRIDAAAALARVQPLTASRP; encoded by the coding sequence ATGAGGTCGTCCCGTTCTTTGCCCCGGCTCCTTCAGTCGGCTGCCGGCTGCCTCGCGCTCCTGTTCGTGCTGGCCGGCGCGCCCGCGCAGGCGCAGCAGCCGGGCCCGAGCGGCGGCAACACGCCGGCCGCCGCTCCGCAGGGCGGCTCGACCCGCGCCATCACCGTCCCTCCGCCGGCCTGGCAGGTTCCGGGCGTCTTCGGACAGCGTCCGTCGCGGACCGTCGTTCCGGCTGCAGACGAGACCCGCTTCGTACCTGGCGAGATCCTGTTCGAGCTCGCGCCCGACGCGCAGGCCGAGACGGTGCTGCGCCGCTACGGTGCGACGCTGATCGCGAGCCGGCGCGTCGAGCTCGCGGGCACGACGATCATCCGGGCGCGGCTGGAGGAAGGGCGCGACCTGCGCGCCGTCCTGACCCAGATGGCGAGCGACAATGCCATCGCCGGAGCCCAGCCCAACTTCACCTTCGAACTGCAGCAGGACCTCGCCCAGCCGGTCAGCACCACCGCGACCAGCACCCGCTCGGACGTCCCGACGCTGCGCCTGTCCGATCCGTCGGCGCTGCGGGCGCCGCCGCAGCCGCGGCGCGACCTGCCGGCGCAGTATGTGGTCGACAAGCTCCGGTTGGGAGAGGTCCACAAGCTCGCGCGCGGAACCGCCGTGCGGATCGCCGTGATCGATTCCGGCGTCGATGTCGGCCATCCGGAGCTGCGGGGCGCCATCCTCGGCGCGTATGACGCGCTCGGCGGCCCGTTCGAGGCACATGCCCACGGCACCTCGATGGCGGCGGCGATCGTGGCGCAGGGCCAGCTGCAGGGCGTCGCGCCCGCCGCGCGGCTGCTGGTCGCCCGCGCCTTTTCCGGACGTGCCGGATCGAGCGGGGCTAACGGGACCAGCCTGCAGATCATGTCGGCGATCGAATGGGCGGTGAACCAGGGCGCGCGGGTCGTCAATCTCAGCTTCGCCGGTCCGGAAGACCGGCTCTTGTCGCGTGGCCTCGCCGGGCTTGCGGCCAAGGGCGTCGTCGCGGTCGCCGCCGTCGGCAATGCCGGGCCGGCCGCAGCCCCGCTCTATCCCGCCGCCGACCCCAATGTGATCGCGGTGACGGCGACCGATGCCGAGGATCGCGTCTTCGTGCGCGCCAATCGCGGCAGCCACATCGCCGTGGCCGCGCCCGGCGTCGACGTGCTTGCGGCCGAGCCGGAGGGGCGCTACGTCTTCTCCTCGGGGACGTCGATCGCCGCCGCCCATGTCTCGGGGCTGGTCGCCCTGGTGCTGGAGAAGCGCCCCGAGCTGGATCTGGTAGCGATGCGCCGCCTGCTGACCGAGACAGCGGTCGATCTCGGATCGCGCGGGCGCGACCCTGTCTACGGCGCTGGCCGCATCGATGCGGCTGCGGCGCTGGCGCGGGTCCAGCCGCTTACGGCGTCACGCCCCTGA
- a CDS encoding glutamate-5-semialdehyde dehydrogenase, which translates to MQALGRRARAAARQVSLASAERRDAALRAMAGALRAREAAILAANALDLADARAAGQTPAFIDRLLLDPARLSAVAEAVASVATLPDPLGRVLATWTQPNGLRFERVATPLGVIAVIFESRPNVTADAGALCLKSGNAAILRAGSDSFRTATEIAAALREGLESAGLPGDAIQLVPTRDRDAVGEILKGLDGSVDVVVPRGGKSLVARVQSDARVPVFAHLDGNCHVYVHAAAELAMAREIVLNAKLRRIGVCGAAETLLVDEACAATHLEPLVTALIEAGCAVRGDARTQAAAARAEAASEADWATEYLDRIIAVKVVAGLDEAIAHIERYGSHHTDAIVTADAAAAGRFLAEIDSAIVLHNASTQFADGGEFGFGAEIGIATGRMHARGPVGVEQLCSFKYRVHGNGQIRP; encoded by the coding sequence ATGCAGGCCCTGGGCCGGCGCGCCCGCGCCGCGGCGCGGCAGGTGTCGCTCGCCTCCGCCGAACGGCGCGATGCTGCGCTGCGTGCGATGGCCGGCGCACTGCGGGCGCGTGAGGCCGCCATCCTGGCCGCCAACGCGCTCGACCTCGCCGACGCCCGCGCCGCCGGCCAGACCCCGGCCTTCATCGACCGCCTGCTGCTCGATCCCGCCCGCCTATCCGCGGTGGCCGAGGCCGTCGCCAGCGTCGCCACCCTGCCCGATCCGCTCGGGCGCGTGCTCGCGACCTGGACGCAGCCCAACGGCCTGCGCTTCGAGCGCGTCGCGACGCCGCTCGGCGTCATCGCGGTGATCTTCGAAAGCCGTCCCAATGTCACGGCCGATGCCGGCGCGCTCTGCCTGAAGAGCGGCAATGCCGCGATCCTGCGCGCGGGCTCTGACAGCTTCCGCACCGCCACCGAAATCGCGGCCGCGCTGCGCGAGGGCCTCGAGTCGGCCGGCCTGCCCGGCGATGCGATCCAGCTCGTGCCGACGCGCGACCGGGACGCGGTCGGCGAGATCCTCAAGGGCCTCGACGGCAGCGTCGACGTTGTCGTTCCGCGCGGCGGCAAGAGCCTGGTGGCCCGCGTCCAGAGCGATGCGCGCGTTCCCGTCTTCGCCCATCTCGACGGCAACTGCCATGTCTATGTCCATGCCGCGGCCGAGCTCGCCATGGCCCGCGAGATCGTGCTCAACGCCAAGCTCCGGCGCATCGGCGTCTGCGGCGCCGCCGAGACGCTGCTGGTCGACGAGGCCTGTGCGGCGACGCATCTGGAGCCGCTGGTGACCGCGTTGATCGAGGCCGGCTGTGCGGTGCGCGGCGATGCCCGCACCCAGGCCGCGGCGGCCCGGGCCGAGGCGGCGAGCGAGGCGGACTGGGCGACGGAGTATCTCGACCGCATCATCGCGGTGAAGGTCGTGGCCGGGCTCGACGAAGCCATCGCCCATATCGAGCGCTATGGCTCGCACCACACCGACGCCATCGTCACCGCCGATGCGGCCGCTGCCGGCCGCTTCCTCGCCGAGATCGACTCGGCCATCGTGCTGCACAACGCCTCGACCCAGTTCGCCGATGGCGGGGAATTCGGCTTCGGCGCGGAGATCGGCATCGCCACCGGTCGCATGCACGCCCGCGGCCCGGTCGGAGTCGAGCAGCTCTGCTCCTTCAAATACCGCGTCCACGGCAACGGCCAGATCCGACCGTGA
- the proB gene encoding glutamate 5-kinase, with the protein MRVSLSVQTPSLNQFRRIVVKVGSSLLVDRDRGRLRQAWLAALAEDLAELHQRGADVLVVSSGAIALGRTVLGLPSGPLRLEESQAAAAVGQIALARTWAEALGHHALTAGQILLTLADTEERRRYLNARATLGRLLDLRAIPVINENDTVATTEIRYGDNDRLAARVATMAGADLLVLFSDIDGLYTAPPARDPAARHIPLVERITPEIDAMAGGAASELSRGGMRTKIEAGKIAASGGTHMLIADGRGKNPLAAISQGARCTWFLTASTPATARKTWIAGSLEPRGTLHVDAGAARALAGGASLLPVGVSRIEGDFARGDAVLIRDAEGRLLGRGLVAYDAAEAALVLGKASRDIAAILGYPGRAEMIHRDDMALGVS; encoded by the coding sequence ATGCGGGTTTCCCTGTCCGTGCAGACGCCGTCGCTGAACCAGTTCCGTCGCATCGTGGTGAAGGTCGGCTCGAGCCTGCTCGTCGACCGCGACCGCGGCCGCCTGCGCCAGGCCTGGCTGGCCGCCCTGGCCGAGGACCTCGCCGAACTGCACCAGCGCGGGGCCGATGTGCTCGTCGTCTCCTCGGGGGCGATCGCGCTCGGGCGCACGGTGCTCGGCCTGCCCTCGGGCCCTCTGCGGCTGGAAGAGAGCCAGGCCGCCGCCGCGGTCGGCCAGATCGCGCTCGCCCGCACCTGGGCCGAGGCGCTGGGCCACCACGCGCTTACCGCCGGCCAGATCCTGCTGACGCTGGCCGATACGGAGGAGCGCCGCCGCTATCTCAATGCCCGCGCGACGCTCGGCCGCCTGCTCGACCTGCGCGCCATTCCGGTGATCAACGAGAACGACACCGTCGCCACCACCGAGATCCGCTATGGCGACAATGACCGGCTCGCCGCCCGCGTCGCCACCATGGCCGGCGCCGATCTGCTGGTGTTGTTCTCCGACATCGACGGGCTCTACACCGCTCCGCCCGCCCGCGATCCGGCGGCGCGTCACATCCCCCTCGTCGAGCGCATCACGCCCGAGATCGACGCGATGGCCGGCGGCGCGGCGTCCGAGCTCTCACGCGGCGGCATGCGCACCAAGATCGAGGCCGGCAAGATCGCCGCCAGCGGCGGCACCCACATGCTGATCGCCGACGGCCGCGGCAAGAACCCGCTCGCGGCCATCTCGCAAGGCGCGCGCTGCACCTGGTTCCTGACCGCCTCGACGCCCGCCACCGCCCGCAAGACCTGGATCGCCGGTTCGCTCGAGCCGCGCGGCACGCTCCATGTCGATGCCGGGGCGGCGCGCGCGCTGGCCGGCGGCGCGAGCCTGCTGCCCGTCGGCGTCAGCCGGATCGAGGGCGATTTCGCCCGCGGCGATGCCGTTCTGATCCGCGATGCCGAAGGGCGACTGCTCGGGCGCGGACTTGTGGCCTACGATGCGGCCGAGGCCGCGCTGGTCCTCGGCAAGGCTTCGCGCGACATCGCCGCCATCCTGGGCTATCCCGGCAGGGCGGAGATGATCCACCGGGACGACATGGCGCTCGGCGTGAGCTAA
- a CDS encoding sigma-70 family RNA polymerase sigma factor: MHTESDEELVKRIAGGDRLAMKVLFSRHQTRVYRFALRLLRDETMAEDVTGDVFMDLWRQADRFEARSSVTTWLLTIARNKSYSALRKRRDAGLDDDFAASIEDEADDPEVVLQKQDKGLAIRACLSKLSRDHAEVIDLVYYHESSVEEVARIVGIPENTVKTRLFHARKKLGELLKAAGIDRGWP; the protein is encoded by the coding sequence ATGCATACGGAATCCGACGAAGAACTCGTCAAGCGGATCGCCGGTGGCGACCGGCTCGCGATGAAGGTGCTGTTCTCGCGGCACCAGACGCGGGTTTATCGTTTTGCGCTGCGCCTGCTGCGCGACGAGACGATGGCGGAGGATGTGACGGGTGACGTCTTCATGGACCTCTGGCGTCAGGCGGACCGGTTCGAGGCGCGCTCCTCGGTCACGACCTGGCTGCTCACCATCGCCCGCAACAAATCCTATTCGGCCTTGCGCAAGCGGCGCGATGCCGGGCTCGACGATGATTTCGCCGCCAGCATCGAGGACGAGGCGGACGACCCCGAGGTCGTGCTGCAGAAACAGGACAAGGGGCTCGCGATCCGGGCCTGCCTGTCCAAGCTCTCGCGGGACCATGCCGAGGTCATCGACCTCGTCTATTACCACGAGAGTTCGGTCGAGGAGGTCGCCAGGATCGTCGGCATCCCCGAAAACACGGTCAAGACGCGGCTCTTCCATGCCCGCAAGAAGCTGGGAGAGCTGCTCAAGGCGGCGGGAATCGACCGCGGCTGGCCCTGA
- a CDS encoding nuclear transport factor 2 family protein encodes MDRTVTMAATSSFPAALARLREALADVANGEVGPIKALYSHADDATSMYGWGGYEKGWEAISRRWDWAARQFRGGTVSHDNVTTIVGTELALVTDIEVFEVLLPGVETPTRWTNRVTHVFRVEDGAWRLLHRHANRLEQKYEPAPRLAPASGA; translated from the coding sequence ATGGACAGGACGGTGACGATGGCGGCAACGAGTAGTTTTCCGGCGGCGCTGGCCAGGCTTCGCGAAGCCCTCGCCGATGTCGCCAATGGCGAGGTCGGGCCGATCAAGGCGCTCTATTCCCATGCCGACGACGCCACCAGCATGTATGGCTGGGGCGGCTACGAGAAGGGCTGGGAGGCGATCTCGCGTCGCTGGGACTGGGCGGCCCGGCAATTCCGGGGCGGCACCGTCAGCCATGACAACGTCACCACCATCGTCGGAACGGAACTGGCTCTCGTCACCGACATCGAGGTTTTCGAGGTGCTGCTCCCGGGGGTGGAAACCCCGACGCGCTGGACCAACCGCGTGACCCATGTCTTCCGCGTCGAAGACGGCGCGTGGCGCCTTCTCCACCGCCACGCCAACCGGCTGGAACAGAAATACGAGCCCGCGCCGCGCCTCGCTCCGGCGTCAGGGGCGTGA
- the rpsU gene encoding 30S ribosomal protein S21, whose product MQVLVRDNNVDQALRVLKKKMQREGVFREMKRRSAYEKPSEKRVREKADAIRRARKVARKQMQREGLIAAPKPKPRPVRAGSAPAPR is encoded by the coding sequence ATGCAGGTTCTCGTCCGCGACAATAATGTCGACCAGGCCCTTCGGGTGCTGAAGAAGAAGATGCAGCGCGAAGGCGTGTTTCGTGAGATGAAGCGCCGTTCGGCCTATGAGAAGCCGTCCGAGAAGCGCGTTCGCGAGAAGGCCGACGCCATCCGTCGCGCCCGCAAGGTCGCCCGCAAGCAGATGCAGCGCGAGGGCCTGATCGCCGCTCCGAAGCCGAAGCCGCGTCCGGTGCGCGCTGGAAGCGCACCCGCGCCGCGCTGA
- the rsfS gene encoding ribosome silencing factor — MQENPSADSIALALHVLEDMKAEDITVIDLVGKTSLADAMIIATGRVNRHVASIAESLVEAIKGSGLQAPKVEGMPACDWVLIDTGDIIVHVFRPEVRQFYNLEKMWGADRPSERLVG; from the coding sequence GTGCAGGAGAATCCTTCTGCCGACAGCATCGCCCTCGCCCTTCACGTCCTCGAGGACATGAAGGCGGAAGACATCACGGTCATCGACCTGGTCGGCAAGACCTCGCTGGCGGATGCGATGATCATCGCGACCGGCCGCGTGAACCGCCATGTCGCCTCCATCGCCGAGTCCCTCGTCGAGGCGATCAAGGGCTCCGGCCTGCAGGCGCCGAAGGTCGAGGGCATGCCCGCCTGCGACTGGGTGCTGATCGACACCGGCGATATCATCGTCCACGTCTTCCGGCCGGAAGTCCGCCAGTTCTACAATCTCGAGAAGATGTGGGGCGCGGACCGTCCCAGCGAGCGCCTCGTCGGCTGA
- a CDS encoding nicotinate-nucleotide adenylyltransferase, whose protein sequence is MRPHLALEHLRLPPHAPGLRIGLFGGTFNPAHDGHRMASLTALRRLQLDRVWWLVTPGNPLKDNAALPSLAQRIRFGRKLADHSKIHVTGIEAMLRTRYTADTLRALKRRCPGVNFVWIMGSDNLASFHRWNEWRTIARMMPMAIIDRPGSTHSAVASPAANWLSRWRISESQGAALALTKPPAWVFLHGRRSELSSTMLREQAERD, encoded by the coding sequence ATGCGCCCCCACCTCGCCCTTGAGCATCTGCGCCTGCCGCCCCATGCGCCGGGGCTGCGCATCGGCCTTTTCGGCGGCACCTTCAATCCGGCCCATGACGGCCATCGCATGGCGAGCCTGACCGCGCTGCGCCGGCTTCAGCTCGACAGGGTCTGGTGGCTGGTGACGCCCGGCAATCCGCTGAAGGACAATGCCGCGCTGCCCTCGCTGGCGCAGCGCATCCGCTTCGGCCGCAAGCTTGCCGACCATTCCAAGATCCATGTCACCGGCATCGAGGCGATGCTGCGCACGCGCTACACCGCGGACACGCTGCGCGCGCTCAAGCGCCGCTGCCCCGGCGTGAACTTCGTCTGGATCATGGGCTCGGACAATCTCGCCAGCTTCCACCGCTGGAACGAGTGGCGCACCATCGCCCGGATGATGCCGATGGCGATCATCGACCGCCCGGGCTCGACCCACAGCGCCGTCGCCTCGCCGGCCGCCAACTGGCTCTCCCGCTGGCGGATTTCCGAAAGCCAGGGCGCCGCTCTGGCCCTGACGAAGCCGCCCGCCTGGGTCTTCCTGCATGGGCGCCGCTCCGAGCTGTCCTCGACCATGCTGCGCGAACAGGCCGAACGCGATTGA
- a CDS encoding cold-shock protein produces MSAGTVKWFNSTKGFGFIQPDDGGQDVFVHISAVERAGMRDLREGQKISYELTQDKRSGKMSADQLRAE; encoded by the coding sequence ATGAGCGCCGGTACAGTCAAGTGGTTCAATTCGACCAAGGGTTTCGGTTTCATTCAGCCGGATGATGGCGGCCAGGACGTGTTCGTCCACATCAGCGCCGTCGAGCGCGCTGGCATGCGCGATCTCCGGGAAGGTCAGAAGATCTCCTACGAGCTCACGCAGGACAAGCGTTCGGGCAAGATGTCGGCCGATCAGCTCCGCGCCGAGTGA
- the rlmH gene encoding 23S rRNA (pseudouridine(1915)-N(3))-methyltransferase RlmH, protein MRLALIAVGRLKDGPERELCERYRERAATLGRGLGLSGPDIVEIAESRGRRPEERKREEAGAILAKLSPGLVIALDERGRSEGSDAFAAGIAAARDAGTGSLSLVIGGADGLAQEIRAQAARTLAFGGLTIPHQLVRVLVLEQIYRAMTILAGHPYHRA, encoded by the coding sequence ATGCGCCTTGCTCTGATCGCCGTCGGCCGTCTCAAGGACGGGCCGGAGCGGGAGCTCTGCGAGCGCTATCGGGAGCGCGCGGCCACGCTGGGTCGCGGCCTCGGCCTCTCCGGCCCCGACATCGTCGAAATCGCCGAAAGTCGCGGCCGCCGGCCCGAAGAGCGCAAGCGCGAAGAGGCTGGCGCCATCCTGGCCAAACTCTCGCCTGGGCTCGTCATCGCGCTGGATGAGCGCGGCCGCAGCGAGGGCAGCGATGCGTTCGCCGCCGGCATCGCCGCCGCGCGCGACGCCGGAACCGGCTCGCTCAGTCTCGTCATCGGCGGGGCCGACGGGCTGGCGCAGGAGATCCGCGCCCAGGCGGCCCGGACGCTCGCCTTCGGCGGCCTCACGATTCCCCATCAGCTCGTACGCGTCCTCGTCCTTGAGCAGATCTACCGCGCGATGACGATCCTCGCCGGTCACCCCTATCATCGCGCATGA
- a CDS encoding globin-coupled sensor protein gives MSSTDPLTSRLSFMQLDGRGRDKIKGMHDDIVAALPGALDTFYKQLRSYPETQRFFSSEKQIDGAQQRQTSHWDRIAKGEFDQNYVAAVTKVGEIHARIGLEPRWYIGGYALILEKIITDVLIARWPKSRFGGRVAGASDRAAEISALVKAALLDMDYAISVYLEASEAARLRVEEQAKAAERALAAEREKAVDSVSQAMAALANGDLTFRIGQDIPPEYGAIRDNFNEAVGRLEQMVATIKTNSAAIAASSQEINSGASDLSMRTEQQASALEESAATTEELAASVKTSAQASRRSVALADDATKIARTGGDIVKNATDAMSRIEDASKKISEITSVIDGIAFQTNLLALNAAVEAARAGDAGRGFAVVAAEVRALAQRSSDAAKDITGLIASSDAEVTEGVKLVRLAGGTLDQIVEAAAAVSSTVEEIASASGEQANGIDEMSQTISHMDEITQQNAALAEQSAASSKTLLDQIEQLNRLIATFRTSQDGRIAVMPQQRRKAA, from the coding sequence ATGTCGTCTACGGATCCCCTCACCAGTCGCCTCTCCTTCATGCAGCTCGACGGCCGCGGCCGCGACAAGATCAAGGGCATGCACGACGATATCGTCGCTGCCCTGCCGGGCGCATTGGACACCTTCTACAAGCAGCTTCGCAGCTACCCGGAGACCCAGCGGTTCTTCTCCAGCGAGAAGCAGATCGACGGCGCCCAGCAGCGCCAGACCTCGCATTGGGACCGGATCGCCAAGGGCGAGTTCGACCAGAACTACGTCGCCGCGGTCACCAAGGTCGGCGAGATCCATGCCCGGATCGGGCTGGAGCCGCGCTGGTACATCGGTGGCTATGCCTTGATCCTCGAGAAGATCATCACCGACGTCCTGATCGCCCGCTGGCCGAAAAGCCGCTTCGGCGGCAGGGTCGCAGGCGCCTCCGACCGCGCTGCGGAAATCAGCGCGCTGGTCAAGGCCGCCCTGCTCGACATGGACTACGCCATCTCCGTCTATCTGGAGGCCTCCGAAGCCGCCCGCCTCAGGGTCGAGGAGCAGGCCAAGGCCGCCGAGCGCGCGCTGGCAGCTGAGCGCGAGAAGGCGGTCGACTCCGTCAGCCAGGCAATGGCCGCCCTGGCCAATGGCGACCTGACCTTCCGCATCGGGCAGGACATTCCGCCGGAATACGGCGCGATCCGCGACAACTTCAACGAGGCCGTGGGCCGTCTCGAACAGATGGTCGCGACGATCAAGACCAATTCGGCCGCCATCGCCGCCTCCTCGCAGGAGATCAATTCGGGCGCCTCGGACCTGTCGATGCGGACCGAGCAGCAGGCCTCGGCGCTGGAAGAAAGCGCCGCCACCACCGAGGAACTCGCCGCCTCGGTGAAGACTTCGGCCCAGGCCTCGCGGCGCTCGGTCGCCCTCGCCGACGACGCCACCAAGATCGCCCGTACCGGCGGCGACATCGTCAAGAACGCCACCGACGCCATGTCGCGCATCGAGGATGCCTCGAAGAAGATCTCCGAGATCACCAGCGTCATCGATGGCATCGCCTTCCAGACCAATCTGCTGGCGCTGAACGCAGCGGTCGAGGCCGCCCGCGCCGGCGATGCGGGTCGCGGCTTTGCCGTCGTCGCGGCGGAGGTCCGGGCGCTCGCCCAGCGCTCCTCCGACGCCGCGAAGGACATCACGGGCCTGATCGCCTCCTCGGACGCCGAGGTGACGGAGGGCGTCAAGCTGGTGCGCCTCGCCGGAGGCACGCTGGACCAGATCGTCGAGGCCGCAGCCGCGGTGTCCTCCACCGTGGAGGAGATCGCCAGCGCGTCCGGCGAACAGGCCAACGGCATCGACGAGATGAGCCAGACCATCAGCCATATGGACGAGATCACCCAGCAGAACGCCGCGCTCGCCGAGCAAAGCGCCGCCTCGTCGAAGACGCTGCTCGACCAGATCGAGCAGCTCAACCGGCTGATCGCGACCTTCCGCACCTCGCAGGACGGCCGGATCGCGGTCATGCCTCAGCAGCGGCGCAAGGCCGCCTGA
- a CDS encoding DUF6481 family protein has protein sequence MKNPNDRSFTDRQANSAAAKKALLERFKARPGPDDPIMQQRRAEREAVAVARAAREAEKAALRAEQERLAEIERLRLEEEERIAEIAREAARKAEQAKRDAERPRKVLLEAVQYAQMRAAGKGRR, from the coding sequence TTGAAGAACCCGAACGACCGCAGCTTCACTGATCGTCAGGCCAATTCCGCGGCCGCCAAGAAAGCGCTCCTGGAGCGGTTCAAGGCGAGGCCCGGTCCGGATGACCCGATCATGCAGCAGCGACGCGCGGAACGCGAAGCCGTCGCCGTTGCCCGCGCTGCGCGCGAGGCCGAAAAGGCTGCCCTTCGCGCCGAGCAGGAGCGTCTCGCCGAGATCGAGCGTCTGCGCCTCGAAGAGGAAGAGCGGATCGCCGAAATCGCTCGCGAGGCCGCCCGCAAGGCCGAGCAGGCCAAGCGTGACGCCGAGCGCCCGCGTAAGGTCCTGCTCGAGGCCGTGCAGTACGCGCAGATGCGCGCCGCCGGCAAGGGCCGCCGCTGA